A genomic window from Hyla sarda isolate aHylSar1 chromosome 8, aHylSar1.hap1, whole genome shotgun sequence includes:
- the PLA2G10 gene encoding group 10 secretory phospholipase A2, protein MELEIFLMVFLCSCSNGDLVSSKIRQKRGIIQLSGAIHCGTGRSSLSYLGYGCYCGLGGQGTPKDMADWCCYKHDCCYGYAEHFGCHPKSNAYNWKCVKNYIKCDYTRDLCQTILCKCDKNLAKCLQKAPYKAKYALYPNFLCGNEVLQCKSNND, encoded by the exons ATGGAACTTGAAATCTTCCTCATGGTTTTCCTATGTAGCT GCTCTAATGGTGACCTGGTCAGCTCAAAGATACGGCAGAAAAGAGGAATCATTCAATTATCTGGAGCCATTCACTGTGGAACTGGCAGGTCTTCTCTGTCGTATTTAGGATATGGATGTTACTGCGGCCTAGGGGGACAAGGAACACCAAAAGACATGGCAGACTG GTGCTGCTATAAACATGACTGTTGCTATGGATATGCAGAACATTTTGGCTGCCATCCTAAAAGCAATGCATACAACTGGAAATGTGTCAAAAACTACATCAAGTGTG ATTACACAAGGGATTTGTGCCAAACAATACTGTGCAAATGCGACAAAAACTTAGCAAAATGCCTACAGAAAGCACCTTATAAAGCAAAGTATGCTCTGTATCCTAATTTCTTATGCGGGAATGAAGTTCTACAGTGCAAGTCTAACAATGACTGA